The genomic interval gcAGTTAATAATGCGACCTAGGTACTTTGCCATTATGATGACATATCGTATGTAAAATATTAAGCGCGTCTaatgtttcattcatttccatCATATCAGTCTGTCAAGATATAATAAATCTACAAAGCAGTCTACCAATATCTCCGCCCCAAAACATTTCCTATTGAACAACTCTTAGCTTTTCAAGGACTCATGAAACTTGAAAATTGCCCCTAAATTAGCATAGCTATATTCACACAGTATTTCCAGCCCCAACAAAGAAATGCCACTGGAACAGTCGCCGAGTACTTTTTTATGAAAAACTGATGTTAGTGACAGATTTTTAAGCAtgtaatttgtttcattttattcgTAAAAACTCCCGGGACTGAACACTGAACTTTcagaaagttatttattttgccttctgGCAGGCGAGAACTGATGTAAAAACAACCAACCAAGAGCACTGTGCGCTGGCCTATTAGGTTCAGCCGTGCAGCAGGAGGGGACATAAAAGATCTTTTCTCCCGCATCCCCTCTCTCCCTGGAGACTGAGGGCACATACTTGGATTTTGTCTTATCATTTGGTCCTGATGCAACCTTACGATGGGGACAGATTCCTTACGGGAAAATTGCACGCCCCGCCCCATTCTCCCCCGACGCCGGACTTGGAGAAGagatcttataaataaatagcagAGTCACCTGCTGCCAATGGGAAGGACGATCCCCCAGGGCCTACGGATAGCGGGCGGGCTACACACGGACGCCCAGGCCCTTCAGAGCGGATCAGCCTCGGACTCTGTCCTGGGCACAGAAGGTCCACCGAGCAATGCGTATGTCCCTGGAGGGACACACAGTCACGTGTGGAAAAAGAGATTAGTAGGGAAACAAAGGGTTAAAACCTGCAGTGGAGGGTGTGGGGCCAGAGGAATGGGGAGCTGACGGGATGTAGGGCAAAGATGGGGTGTCCAACTGCCCCGATTGTCATCTCCCGGGGGCCAGTCCCGTGAAGGAAACAGCAATCCCCCCCCTCCTGGGGGCAGCCATGCTGTGTTTGCTCTGGAGGCAGCTTTTTccagagttgggggtggggagggctcgGGGACCAGGGGTGCCAGGGACACTTGCCAGGTGCCTCTGCCCCAGCTTAATGAGAGGTCTGCAGGAATGCCAGGCGCTTTCCCTTGGTGCTACTGGAACGAACTGGGAACATCCGTGACATTTTCCGTCGCCTGTACGCGATACTGTGTACTCACTTCTTCACTGTGAAATGGGAATACTGACTGCAGCTGCCTCATAGGGTTGATGTGAGGTTAAGGTacgggcgcctggggggctcggaggttgagcgcctgccttcggctcagggcgtgacctggggtccggggatcaagtcccacgtcgggctccctgctcagcggggcgtctgctgctccctctgcatctccccctgcgttctctctctctctctctctctctcaaataaatacatagaatcttaaaaaggTCAGATTGTGTCACACCGAGTAACCTCGGTTGTTTTGTGGAACTTCAGCCTCCTTGCAGGCGGCAACACATCCCGGGCGCGTTCTCTAGAGCTGCGGTGCCAGGGCTTTGAAGCCACCCTGCTAGGACGTGTTGGTGGCTGTTGTCGGGGGCCCAGGCTGGCCTCGCACTTGGGGCCGCTCTTCTGTTAAGTGCTTTCTCTCCCTGGACCTTTGTGGCCTCCCCTGTAAGTCGAGGGAAGGTCTCTTTCAGACTCTATTTCCTTGGTGGAGCGCAACAAGCCAGACACGGAGGCGACACACACAGTGTGTGATTCCAGGAGGGGAGGCCTCGTCCCGGCCCTCCCAGTGCCTCGCACATCCTCTCTGACACAGAACACAGATTTCTTCAAGAACTGAATTACTTCTCAGCTCGTGGCTTCTGCTCTCCTGCAGGCCAGGCCCCCAGAGGCCAAACATTTGGGTGGTTGTCTCCCTGGTGTATGTGGCCGGAGCTTGCTTCTGGTCGCATGATGGCCAGCACCGGGCCTTGGGATcccttataaatttttaaatgatcctTTCCGGCACCTTTGCGCCTGGAGCCTCTGTCTCCGTTAGCGAACGGTGTGGCACCCTCCGGGAGGAATGAGTGCATCTGAGGTTGTCTGCAGCCAGCGGCTGGCTGGGTAGGGCAGGCTCTCCGGGCCGGGCTCCGACTGCAGGCCTTACAAGACGGCGGTCCCAGGCTCCCGGGGCTGCGCTAACGGGACCACGGGCCACCAGGTGGGCTCAACAGCAGACACTCCTGGTCCTGGTGGGGACCGTGTCCCAGGCGCCTGTCTCTCCTCTGCGCCCTCCATGGCGAAGCTGGTAAGAGAGCTCTCTCGAGTCCCTTTTGTTTATAAAGTTGGGATCCCCTTCCTGGGAGCCCCTCCGTCAGGACCTGGCCGTCTCCCAAAGGCCCCCCCCAACCTCAAGGGGGAGGATACGCTTGGTCCCCATGGGACTAAAGGATTTACCCGTGCTCCCCTTTGTCCATGCTACAGGGCGAGGGTGCAGCTGGTGGGAACGACCTAAAGCAAGCAGGAGATTCTGGTGTaagctttctctttctgctcactAGGATCTGACACAGGAAgccttggggtttttttttttttttgagattttatttatttattagagtgtgTGAGCAGAAGGGGGGGCAGtgagagggggaaaagcaggctcccagcggggcaggggccccacatggggctcgggCACCccggccccaggatcacgactggCGCTGAAGGCAGATCCGCACCAGCTGAGCCCCGCAGGTGCCCCGGCCACAGGAAACCACTTGTGGAGCGAGGACACTGATGAATTCCCCCCTCTCTGTGAGTCAACTGGGGAAACCCGCAGCCCGGCGGCCAGGACCACGGGGCTCTGTTCATTATTTCATGGTCTGCTGTTGGCCCACAATGCCGCTGCTGTCCTCTGcggccctgggctcctgggacagtggctcctggggggggggggctctccgTCTGCCCCGTCTCTGCCCCAGTCCAGCTCTGTCCCTGGACTGTCCCGGCCCGTCCCCGCCCCGTCCCTGCTCCGTCCCCGTGGGGTCCCAGCTCCAGCTCCCGCTGGGCACCCGGCTTCTCCTGCGGGGAGGGTGCTCTGAGTCCCCCTCACCCCTGCCGGGCCTGCACTTCCTCCCCGCCACGACCCCCTCTGCGGCCCTGCACTCTCCAGCTTCTCCGCACATTAGGGGTTTGGACCAGGGGCTCAGAGCGACTTCCGCGGGCGGTGAGACGAAGTGTCGTCTGCTGGACAGAcaatgggggaggaggaggcaggagtgggGGACGCGGGCGTGCCCTGCGCACACCTCCCCTGCAGAACACACGGCGTGTGCAGGACTCCAGTCCCCGCAGCAGGGAGCGCTGTGGGAGCCCACCGGAGCCGgaggccgaggccccgcccccgcccgaggccccgccccgactaccccgggccccgcccccgcccgaggccccgccccgactaccccgggccccgcccccgcccgaggccccgccccgacTACCCCGGGCCCCGCCtaccccgggccccgccccgtcctgggccccgcccccgactaccccgggccccgcccccgtcctgggccccgcccccgcctacccccgggccccgcccccgcccgaggCCACGCCCGCTGGGCCCGCATTCGGTGGCCGAAGGGACCAGGGGCGTGAAGGGGCGGCCCTCCTGCCCGGTCCCCGCCCCGTCCCACTGTCAGGTCACTACTGAGGGCTCATCCCATCCTCAACCCCCACCGCACCCCGCAAGACCAGCTGAGGCTTTATTTGGGACTGAATGGCACTCAGACTctctcaagatttatttatttgagagagagcgcgcccgtgcagggggagggggcagatggagaagcaggctcccccctgagcagggagtcccacatggggctcgatcccaggaccctgagatcatgacccgagctgaaggcagacgcttcacccacgGAGCCTCCAGGCGCCCTCGGatctctctgccctcccaccccctgacCTGGGTCTCAGAGCTGGCTCCCCGGGGACCTCAGCACTGCGTGTGCTGGTCTCCGTCCTCCCTGACCGATTCTCAGCCATCTGTCCACGAGCCCCACGTGGCTTCCTTCAGATCCTTGTCCCCACGAGGACAGAGAAACAGAGGATCTGGGTGGATAATCCAGAGAGACGTGCAGGCCGAGGGGGACCAGGCTCAAATCAGTATGGGGACTGGAGAGGGTTCTGGGGGGTGCTCCCAGCCACAGGCAGAAGGCCATGGGCTAGACCCCAGCCAAGGTGCGGTGGAAGTAGAGTGGATTTAGTATGGAGTGTGGGGCTCGCTCAAGTCCTCCAGCTGGGGTCGGGTCCATCTCCCAGTCTGGAGAGACAGAGGGGATAGGCTGAGctaggaggaggagaaagacctGGAGTCTCCAGGTCTGGTCAGTGGTTAGATGTAGAGACAGGAATTCAGTCAAGTTAGATGgcattgacacacacacacacacacacacacacaccacccgaTACTTTTGGGGAAACGACTGAGCTTAGGGAGCACCATACATATGAATTCATTCCCCTTTCCTAGGCATCACTTTGCAAAATTGCAGACGAACTCTCTCATTAAACCTTCCCCGCTAGCAGGAAACCTTCCCCACATTCATTCTCCATGACGTCCATTGCATAGGGGGCAACGGATCTCCAGGAAACCCCACGCAATCACAAAATATAAATAGGACGCCTATATTTATGAGCACAGGAAGGAAGTGTCAGCCAACgtcaggaaacaagaaaaggGAGGTTAGGGTCCAAAGAAGGGGCAGCTAGAGGGGAGGAGTCCTTGGCTTTCCTCAGTACCTTCAAGGCtggaaaatttgtattttgagCCAGTCCAGCAGATGGTGCTGCTCCGGTAGAGAGCGGAGAAGTCATTCATTCCTGGGATGCAGTCTCTGCTGTTTACAGTTCTGAGCTGATGGAGTTTCTGTCATAGTAAAATCCCAACGCTGCGTCCTCAGATGTTAATACACAGAAAGAACCTGGTGTGCGCAGCAGACCCCTGTCTTGGTTTCATCAATGGGGGAAGCCCGCCTGGGTCATTCTTACTTCGCAGGTGCCTTGTTATCTACAAGGAACTTGATTTTCTCTCGCTGTTTCCTCCTAGAAGAGGCTTTGGAGTCAGCCCCGTAGTACTCGCTGTCACTGTCACCTGCTCTGGCCTGTGTGCTGACAAGGTGGCGCACCAAACAGTATCTGTTTGTCTACCTCTATTACATACGTGTGTTATGCATTATCTGATAAAGTGTCGATATTTTCTATgccttattttatatgtatacctATGTGTGCCATATATAATAAAAGGGATAACACTACACAGGCAGGAATAAGTCAGGAAATAATCACTAAAAGGTCGGTGTCTTAGGCCACGAGCCCGCAGCCAACTACCATAGCCTGGGGGGCTTTAGGTAGGATTCCGGCTGAGCGGAGCCGGGGTTTGGCTGCAGGCAGGAGCCCCTTCCTGGCTTCTGACCCGCTGCTCTCTCACCGCGTCCTCACCGGGGGAGGCACGCAGAATCCTCCCCTCTCAgggcctgggtggcgcagttgggttaagcatccaattcttgattccGCTCCGGTCACAATcacagggtcgtgagatggagccctatgtgggcctCCGTGTGGAGGccgcttggggttctctctctctctcctcctctgcccctccctctcagttcttgctctcttaaaaaaaaagaaaagaaatttctctcTCATCCTCCCCTTACGAGCTACCAATCCTCTCCAATTacaacctcatttaaccttactACCCCCTAAATGCCCTATCTTCAAATATAGTCCCCTTGGGCATTAGGGCTTCCACATGCCAGTTTGGGGGAGACACAGTCCAATCCACAGCAATTACTAAAGACAAAAGGGCTAAGTACCCGGATGCTTCGGGAATGGCGAAATGCGAGCCCGGCCACAGGTATTCACCGGGTGGAGTGTCCGTGGCCCTTTAGTCTAATCTCAACgtgttaagaaaacaaaacccaaaacccttgTGTTTCTTTCTACAATGATGGAAGATTTTTGTCACCAAGtagtttccaggttttttttcctctgtttttgttttctaaatttcaaaaaagttCACATGTGCAGACGAGGTGAGAGAGTCACGCTCCCGTATAGGGGCTCACCACTCGCCGTCCTCCCGGCGGGAGGGAGCGGACCCTGAAGGGCGCTCCAGCCACACAACCCGATTCTAGCTCCTTCCTCCCATGACAGCTGCACAGTGTTTGAAGGCagtgccctgccctcctcccgaCCCCAAGGGAAGGCTCGGCACCCACGCCTCACTTGGAGTCCTGAGGAGCCCTTACCGGCTGGGCAGTAGGTACACGTCTTCACAGACTGTGCCTCAAAGGTGAGAAGGCCGTGAGGCTTCTTCGTCTTCTCTGACGGATAAAGTCTCCCACGTTGGCCCTGCCAGGTACTCTGTCTCGTGGGGTTTGCAGAGGTTGGGGGTCCCCAAGACCTGCGCCAGTTTCCATCGTTCACCGCAAGAGGCACGGAACTCGCTGAACGCTCCTTTACTCACAATGACTATTTGTTACAGCAAAAGGCTGCAGATCAAGGTGGCCCAGGGGCAGCAAGCAACACCGGGGCAGAGTGCCCCCGCGACCCGAGCCCCGGGATTCCAGCACCTTCTCTGGGTTGAGGATCTGACCGTGCTCCCTCCTGCCAGCAACCCCGCAGGACAGCCCGCAGGTGGGTTTAGCTCCCTCTGCCCCGGAGATGGGCCTGACCCGGGCCTGCGCTTGGCTTCCAGCGACTCCAGAGGCCGAGGCCCATTGTGAGAGGAGACAATGCTAGGGCTCCCAGATGCACAGAGACACGCTTACCAGGAGGACCTTCCAGGACTTTCCACATGGTACTTCTCAGGCAAAGGCCCAGACTTCTCTTCGGGGCAACCAATGATCTCCCATCAGGGTCCATGAACCATCCTTCCCGCTCCCTCCAGGCCCATGTCTGCCCTCCTCTGCCAGCGTGGCATCTGGGCAGGTGGACCCCACAGTGACCAGAGAGTGGGGCCTTGACCTCTGGAGgtcctgccccctgcctcaggGCAGCTGCTGCAGCCAAGTGCCCTATGCCCTGCAATGCACTTCCCCAAGCACCCTGTGGCTCCTTCGCTCCCCCACGAATCCCTCCACTTAcacctgctggggctgcaggcccACCGAGGAGCCAGGCCCTCCCTGTGGCCCTTGGAATAGGGACCTGCCCTTCCGCCTCGACGTTGGGGTCCTCATCCCACCCACAGAGGCCCTGCTGGGCCAGGCCCGGGGCCGGGGGTCCCGTAACCTGCCTGGTCTCCCACGGGAGCCTCCTGAGCCCTGCCGTGGCCTCCCTCTGCGTCGCCCTGCCCCCCATCCTGccggggcgggggtcccggggtGCTGTCGGCCTCCTGCACAGCAGCCGCTGTCAGAGTCCTGGGAAGGCCTGGGCACATGTCCCCTttgtctctgtccttctcccctctgccagCGTGTGGCCGGGAGAGCACAGGCCCCGGGCTTGACCTTGGCCCTCCGTGAGTTAGCGTGCAGCCCGCTGGGCCAGAAGTGGCTTCCAGTTAGACTCATCACTGTTCCCTGTGCTGCCAAGCGGGAAGGTGTGCGTCGGATCCCGTCGGCCCCGGGGAAGGGTTTCCTGGGCTCTcctgctcaggcgctgcagggaACTCCATTTGTCACTAGAAGAGAGAAGGATAGTTTCAAAACACCGTCGCTGTGGCGCTCGTGGGACACGTCTGGCAGCCGTGGAGGCCCAGAGCCCCCTGCGAGCGGCTGCCCGTCCTCTCCCATCTTCCGGCCGAGCTCCCGGCGCGGCCACTGCCAGACCGGGGTGTTGCAGGTGGACGGGGTCTCCGTGGGAATGAGGATGCCTCCAGGCATTTCAGCGCCAAGCACCTAGTACTGTGCCGACTTCATTTCATTCTCCCCAAAGCCCGCTCGTTACCCCCACTtcactgatgagaaaactgaggcttggagaagtACTTTGCCCAAAGCCTTCGAGCTTCGAACCGGTAGCATGAGGGCTGCGATCCTGCCCTAACCACCcagcccgcccccccacccccgcctccctgGGGCCTCCCCGCCTCTGGTCCCTCCTGAGGCTGAGGCCGCCGCCAGGCCCCGTACAGCCGGACCTCGGGCCAGCGGCACCCACCGCGTTGCCAACTGCCGAGGGTCCCGGGTGAGGGAGCTGTCGGGTGCCGTTTGCAGCCTGCAGTGGGGCTGGCGAGTACCCAAACTGCGCCCGTGGGATGCCCGCGGGAGTCGCCCCCGGGACTGCACCTGCCTCCCGGCTCTCCGGGGAGCTGGTAATGAGCCTGGTTGTGAGCAGCCGCTGATGCCCCGCGGGATCACTTTACCTAaagcagcagccacaggaaaggCGGGAGATctaggggagagggagggggggcgTTGAGAGCACCCCGGGGGCCCGGGCAGGCGGGCGGCCAGAGGCTGGGCCCCGGTACCGCCCCAGGTGCCAGGGCCGCGGAGGCCGCAGGCTGGGGACCCAACTGGGGGTGGCCCGAGTGTGCACAGGTCTGCGCGGGCATCGGGGTGCGAGACCAGGAGGGGGCCCGCCCTTCCTGGGCTTCGGGACGGCTCctgccactcccacccccaccccgtgggcAGCAAGCAGACCCGGGAGGGGCGCCGGCGGTCCGAAGGAGGGAGGGCAGCCAGCTGGGGCCTCGGAAGCAGCTCGTGGCTCTtgctggggggaagggaggggagagcccGGGCTGCATCCCATCCCGGGGCCGCTAGGAGGACGGCATGGAATTAGGGACGGGCGGCAGGCGTCCAGGCGTCGGGAGGTGTTAGACCCTCGGGTTGCAGGCTTCCCCAGACAGCCCCAGGCCGCTCAGAATCCAGGCCCTGAGCGGTGGGCCGACACCCCTGCCTCGGGGGCACAGCTCCAGTTCCTTCTGGAtggctggctttctttctttttctttttcttttctttctttctttctttctttctttctttctctttctttctttctttctttttttttttaagatttcatttattcctgagagacacacagagagaagcagagacccagtccgagggagaagcaggctgcctgctgagagcctggtgcaggactccatcctgggaccccggggtcacggcctgcccccaaggcagacgctcacccgctgggcccccaggcgcccccaagatGGCATTCTCTGCAAGTGAAAACAATACAACCCTGCAGCCCACTTCGTCCTGGGTCTGCGTGACATCAAAGGTGTGCAGGAGCCGAACGTCAGGTGGACCTGCCTCCCGTGAGCtgtcctctgggcctcagccccgTGGAATCCTGTCCGGGTCAACCCCGTAGGGCCGCCGCCCTCTGAGCTCCCAGAGCCGGGCTCCTGGGCCTGCAAGCGGGCGGGAGCCAGAGTAGTGTCTTCCCTTTTCCTTTAACGTCTACACCGGTCCGTTCTTGTTTCCGGGTTCTTTTAATTTTCCAAGTTCGTTGCTCTTCCCTTTGGCACAACAGGGCATTTGTATAATAAGGTGTATTATAATTTCTCGTAACTTCCTTATTTCTCTTCAAGACCTGCGTACTTGTGGCGGGTGCTTTCTGTCCCCCAGGAACAACGGGGGCCCCCGCCCGGCCGTGGGTGCAGCCTCACTTCCCTTGGGGTCTGGCTCCTCCTGCTTGACCACCAGCACCGCCGCCTCCCAGGCTTCAGGAGTAATCAAGCTAAGCCTTGGGAGGTGTCCTGGGCGGGGGCTCCTCCCCGGAGGAGCGCGGCCTTGGAGAGCGACGACCAGGCCGACGCGTCCCCGCCCAAGGTGCGGCTGCGGAGGGGCCACCAGCGcgcgggcggaggggcggggggacaggGGCGGGAGATGTGGGGGCGGAGCGCAGGGGGGTGAGacgggctggggggaggggtcaCGGCGCAGCTTCGCTCCGCTCCTGCTCGCGTGTGAGGGCTCCACGGGGAAGCGGCGCCGGCCGCCTGGGGGCTCTGGGCTTCGGCCTCCGCGGTCCGGTCCGGGAGCGCTCCCCTGGGGGAGGGAACTGGAGGGAACGGGGTTTAAGATGGTTTTCAgggcagccgggggggggggggggggggggggggctcggcggtttagcgctgccttcggctcgggtcatgaccctggagtcccgggatcgagccccgcgtcgggctccctgcgtggagcctgctcctccctctgcctgggtctccgcctctctctctctctctgggtctctcatgaattaaaaaagaaaaaagaaaataaaaataaaataaataaaataaaatgattttcaggGGTTGTAGAAAGAGTGTTCGCGGCTCGGCAAAGAACAAAAGCCCCGCGGGACAAAGCGTGTTCCAGCAGCCCGGGCCGTGGAGAGCGAAACCGCCCGCGCCAGCCCCGGCTCCTTCACAAGGGCTGTTGGACTCCGCGGTGGGGCCTCGACCCCGGAGCCGGGCGCGCCTCGCGGCTCCCCACACGCCGCAGCTGCAGGCTTCGGCCGGCTCCGCGCGGGCCAAGGCGCTTCCTCCGAGCCTCCCGCGTCGCCAGAAGATAAACGGCGTCTGCAGCTGCACCCGCGCCGGGGGGCAGAGTCCTgaagggccccccccccccagggctccTCGGCAACGACCACCGCGCTTCACCTCCTCCCCGGGACAGGCCCTCACCGCGGACGGCGCCTCAGGGGACTGGCTCCTCACCTCAGGACGGCGCCTCGGAGGACAGGCTCGGCACACAGGGACGGCGCCTCAGAGGCCGGGCTCCTCACACAGGGACGACGACGACTCGGAGGCCGGGCTCCTCACCTCAGGAGGGCGCCTCAGGGGACAGGCTCCTCACACGGGATGGGGACGGCGCCTCAGGGAGCAGCCTCCTCACACAGGTACGGCCCCTCGGAGGACAGGCTCGTCACCCGGGGATGGGGATGGCGCCTCAGGGGACAGGCTCCTCACCCGGGACGGCGCCTCGGAGGCCGGGCCGCAGTGTCTCCTCACAACCCCGGTGACCCCGACCAGGACGCCGGCAGCCGAGAGGCTCCCCCGAGGCTCCCTCAGGGTCCCGACGGTCGAGAGTCCACGGACAAGGCCCCGCGCTGCTCCGGGCCGTGGGGACCCCAGCGGCCCCCGGGTCAAGGCTGCCCGGGCCTGGGCCGCGGGGGCCTGAAGCCGATGCCCgggcccccccgcccgcccgccccgggacTAGGCCGGGCCTCGGATGCTTTGCCCCCTCAGGGTGACGGGCGCCGCTGAGCTGGTGAACGTAAAGGCGCGAAGCTTCATTTCCGGCGACGGCGGCGGGGCTGGCGACGCCCCTGGAGCCCTGGTGCCGGGGCCTCCTCGGTCCGCGCCCTCGGGGCCCCCGTGCAGCCGCAGCCCGCCGCGGTGCTCTCCGCCTCCGACCAGGCCGGTGCCAGTGTCCCGCGGGCGCTGCGGAGGCCGCCGGGGTTACGCCGGGAGGAGCCTCGCTCAACACCACGGGCTCGTCCTCTTGCTGCGCGTCGGGGGtccgcggccggggcgggggggggggggggcagcccgggagcGGCCGGCTGCGCCTCCCCACAGGACACGGGCCGTCGGGGATGGGTTTGCGGTGAACAGTTTTCTTGGCCTGAACGTCCAAGGTCTGTCACGCAGACGCCAACACGGGATTCTTGCCGCGTGGGGGCCGTGGGCACATCATCGCAGGTTCCTTCAGGCCGCTCGCGTGGAGGAAGCTGTTCTCTCCGTTGTTAACACCCGccctgggatccccgggtggctcaggggcttagcaccaccttcggcccagggtgcgatcctggaggcccgggatcgagtcccacgtcgggctccctgcatggagcctgctcctccctctgcctctctctccctctctctctctctctatcatgaataaat from Canis aureus isolate CA01 chromosome 27, VMU_Caureus_v.1.0, whole genome shotgun sequence carries:
- the LOC144299450 gene encoding uncharacterized protein LOC144299450, yielding MPAGVAPGTAPASRLSGELCLPFSFNVYTGPFLFPGSFNFPSSLLFPLAQQGICIIRCIIISRNFLISLQDLRTCGGCFLSPRNNGGPRPAVGAASLPLGSGSSCLTTSTAASQASGVIKLSLGRCPGRGLLPGGARPWRATTRPTRPRPRGCRKSVRGSAKNKSPAGQSVFQQPGPWRAKPPAPAPAPSQGLLDSAVGPRPRSRARLAAPHTPQLQASAGSARAKALPPSLPRRQKINGVCSCTRAGGQSPEGPPPPRAPRQRPPRFTSSPGQALTADGASGDWLLTSGRRLGGQARHTGTAPQRPGSSHRDDDDSEAGLLTSGGRLRGQAPHTGWGRRLREQPPHTGTAPRRTGSSPGDGDGASGDRLLTRDGASEAGPQCLLTTPVTPTRTPAAERLPRGSLRVPTVESPRTRPRAAPGRGDPSGPRVKAARAWAAGA